From one Rhodovulum sp. ES.010 genomic stretch:
- a CDS encoding ABC transporter ATP-binding protein: protein MTAATDNGFVVFDRVQKSYDGETLVVKDLNLEIGQGEFLTMLGPSGSGKTTCLMMLAGFETATHGDILLDGQPINNIPPHKRGIGMVFQNYALFPHMTVAENLAFPLEVRKIGKSEREEKIQRALDMVQMGGFGGRRPAQLSGGQQQRVALARALVFEPELVLMDEPLGALDKQLREHMQFEITRLAHNLGITTVYVTHDQVEALTMSDRVAVFDDGRIQQLAEPDVLYEEPENSFVAQFIGENNTLMGKVKEINGDVCLVELDDGELIDAKPVNVKRPGDRTVVSIRPERVEINRERLGPDAHLVHAEVLEFIYMGDIYRTRLRVAGNEDFVIKTRNAPDQRRLKPGEHIEIGWQPQDCRALDV, encoded by the coding sequence TTGACCGCTGCAACGGACAACGGGTTCGTGGTCTTCGACCGCGTCCAGAAAAGCTATGACGGCGAAACGCTCGTCGTAAAGGATCTCAACCTCGAGATCGGCCAGGGCGAGTTCCTGACGATGCTGGGGCCCTCGGGCTCGGGCAAGACGACCTGCCTGATGATGCTCGCCGGGTTCGAGACGGCGACCCACGGCGACATCCTGCTGGACGGCCAGCCGATCAACAACATCCCGCCGCACAAGCGCGGGATCGGCATGGTGTTCCAGAACTACGCGCTGTTCCCGCACATGACCGTGGCCGAGAACCTGGCCTTCCCGCTGGAGGTGCGCAAGATCGGCAAGTCCGAGCGCGAGGAAAAGATCCAGCGCGCGCTCGACATGGTGCAGATGGGCGGCTTCGGCGGGCGGCGCCCGGCGCAGCTTTCGGGCGGCCAGCAGCAGCGCGTCGCGCTGGCCCGCGCGCTGGTCTTCGAGCCCGAGCTGGTGCTGATGGACGAACCGCTCGGCGCGCTCGACAAGCAGCTGCGCGAGCACATGCAGTTCGAGATCACGCGGCTGGCGCACAATCTCGGCATCACCACCGTCTACGTCACCCATGACCAGGTCGAGGCGCTGACCATGTCCGACCGCGTGGCGGTGTTCGACGACGGCCGCATCCAGCAGCTGGCCGAACCGGACGTGCTGTACGAAGAGCCGGAAAACAGCTTCGTCGCGCAGTTCATCGGCGAGAACAACACGCTGATGGGCAAGGTGAAGGAGATCAACGGCGATGTCTGCCTTGTCGAGCTCGACGACGGCGAACTGATCGACGCCAAGCCGGTCAACGTGAAACGGCCCGGCGACCGCACCGTGGTCTCGATCCGGCCCGAGCGGGTCGAGATCAACCGCGAGCGGCTGGGCCCCGACGCGCACCTCGTCCATGCCGAGGTGCTGGAATTCATCTACATGGGCGACATCTACCGCACCCGGCTGCGGGTGGCGGGCAACGAGGATTTCGTCATCAAGACGCGCAACGCCCCCGATCAGCGCCGGCTGAAACCCGGCGAGCATATCGAGATCGGGTGGCAGCCGCAGGACTGTCGCGCGCTGGATGTCTAA
- a CDS encoding extracellular solute-binding protein: MKLKHVLLTTGAAMLAAPVAGAQEMADSMTLVSWGGAYQNSQVNAYTEPYKEMHPGLEVVWDESSNEAVAKLRAMNEAGNLTWDLVDVTAADAMRLCDEGLAMEVDHDELLAEAPDGTSASDDFGDTIVSDCFIPQIVYSITFGYRTDMIPEGTEPPSDICAIFDTEAYPGKRSLEKRPINNVEWALLCDGVPKAEIYDVLETEEGQERALAKLETIKDDVIWWSAGADTPQLLADGEVVMGSTYNGRLFSLIEEQDQPVAMLWDGQVFDLDGWIIPDGLPEERLARVKDFVRFATDTQRLADQAKYISYGPARDSSQPLVSTHAELGIEMAPHMPTNPENAQNTFLQNFEWWADYRDDLDAKFQAWLAQ, translated from the coding sequence ATGAAACTCAAACACGTGCTTCTGACGACCGGCGCCGCGATGCTTGCCGCCCCGGTGGCCGGGGCGCAGGAGATGGCCGACTCGATGACGCTGGTGTCCTGGGGCGGCGCCTACCAGAACAGCCAGGTCAACGCCTACACCGAGCCCTACAAGGAGATGCACCCGGGCCTGGAAGTGGTCTGGGACGAAAGCTCGAACGAGGCGGTCGCCAAACTGCGCGCGATGAACGAGGCCGGCAACCTCACCTGGGACCTGGTCGACGTGACCGCGGCCGACGCGATGCGGCTTTGCGACGAGGGCCTGGCGATGGAGGTCGACCATGACGAGCTGCTGGCCGAGGCGCCGGACGGCACGTCCGCGTCCGACGATTTCGGCGACACCATCGTCAGCGACTGCTTCATCCCGCAGATCGTCTACTCGATCACCTTCGGCTACCGCACCGACATGATCCCCGAGGGCACCGAGCCGCCGAGCGACATCTGCGCGATCTTCGACACCGAAGCCTATCCGGGCAAGCGCAGCCTCGAAAAGCGCCCGATCAACAACGTCGAATGGGCGCTGCTCTGCGACGGCGTGCCGAAGGCCGAAATCTACGACGTGCTCGAGACCGAGGAAGGCCAGGAGCGCGCGCTGGCCAAGCTGGAGACGATCAAGGACGACGTGATCTGGTGGTCGGCCGGCGCCGACACGCCGCAGCTGCTCGCCGATGGCGAGGTGGTGATGGGCTCCACCTATAACGGCCGGCTGTTCAGCCTGATCGAGGAGCAGGACCAGCCCGTCGCGATGCTGTGGGACGGCCAGGTGTTCGACCTCGACGGCTGGATCATCCCCGACGGCCTGCCCGAAGAGCGGCTGGCGCGGGTCAAGGACTTCGTCCGCTTCGCCACCGACACCCAGCGGCTGGCCGACCAGGCCAAGTACATCTCCTACGGCCCGGCGCGCGACTCGTCGCAGCCGCTGGTCTCGACCCATGCCGAGCTCGGCATCGAGATGGCGCCGCACATGCCGACCAACCCGGAGAACGCGCAGAACACCTTCCTGCAGAACTTCGAGTGGTGGGCCGACTACCGCGACGACCTGGACGCCAAGTTCCAGGCCTGGCTCGCGCAGTAA
- a CDS encoding DUF1330 domain-containing protein has translation MPKGYIIGHITVTDPEAYQDYIRRDTPILESYGGRFIVRGGASEAPEGPVKDRHVVIEFPDFETAKRAFHSPEYQEVARIRHATAESDIVLVEGVE, from the coding sequence ATGCCCAAGGGATACATCATCGGCCATATCACCGTGACCGACCCGGAGGCCTACCAGGACTACATCCGGCGCGACACGCCGATCCTGGAAAGCTACGGCGGCCGGTTCATCGTGCGCGGCGGCGCCTCCGAGGCGCCCGAGGGTCCGGTCAAGGACCGCCACGTGGTCATCGAGTTCCCCGATTTCGAGACGGCGAAACGCGCCTTCCATTCGCCGGAATACCAGGAGGTGGCGCGGATCCGCCATGCCACCGCCGAAAGCGACATCGTGCTGGTCGAGGGGGTGGAATGA
- a CDS encoding ABC transporter permease, whose translation MTDIATGPGASGRRQDIAHSAAPATGPVLAADGRPLKQSLRRALRAEKLRALALIAPLLIFVLVTFIAPIADMLFRSVENQIVSETLPRTAQALQDWDHNSGDLPPDDTLAAFTYDMVAAAERKEHTRLGTRLNYEMTGISSLFRKTGRRVDDFGEIYMDQLIEVAPALEEPATWMTLMAAPDWLADYEVWNAARTAADEAGRDFDQVPPLFEVKAGVAEVLPETADAYGEFARIVQVEDEDNPAEEEAWAPVFLALYRDLVHVGPGALDDLDPESAAILAPAHDAVEGFETVPLADLYIDADEDWADPQVWATIQAFAPDYTAGYFLSSVDLQKTPDGIAAQPENQQIYIMLFERTLFMSLMIMGSCVLLGYPIAYLLSNLPLRTSNILLILVLLPFWTSLLVRTSAWKVLLQQQGVINDVLVWIGIVADDARLVMINNQFGTIVAMTHILLPFMILPLYSVMKTIPPSYVRAAKSLGATNWTAFWRVYFPQSVPGIGAGCILVFILAIGYYITPELVGGTTGTFISNRIAYHISTSLNWGLAAALGSILLIVVLMLYWLYDKLVGIDNVSLG comes from the coding sequence ATGACCGATATCGCCACGGGACCGGGCGCCTCGGGGCGCCGTCAGGACATCGCCCACAGCGCCGCGCCCGCGACCGGCCCGGTTCTGGCCGCCGACGGCCGCCCGCTCAAGCAGAGCCTGCGCCGCGCGCTGCGCGCCGAGAAGCTGCGCGCGCTGGCGCTGATCGCGCCGCTGCTGATCTTTGTCCTCGTGACCTTCATCGCGCCGATCGCGGACATGCTGTTCCGCTCGGTCGAGAACCAGATCGTGTCCGAGACCCTGCCGCGGACCGCCCAGGCGCTGCAGGACTGGGACCACAATTCCGGCGACCTGCCGCCCGACGACACGCTGGCGGCCTTCACCTACGACATGGTGGCCGCCGCCGAGCGCAAGGAACATACCCGCCTCGGCACCCGCCTGAACTACGAAATGACCGGCATCTCCTCGCTGTTCCGCAAGACCGGGCGGCGGGTCGACGATTTCGGCGAAATCTACATGGACCAGCTGATCGAGGTCGCGCCCGCGCTGGAAGAGCCCGCGACCTGGATGACGCTGATGGCCGCGCCCGACTGGCTGGCCGATTACGAGGTCTGGAACGCCGCGCGCACCGCCGCGGACGAGGCCGGGCGCGACTTCGACCAGGTCCCGCCTCTCTTCGAGGTCAAGGCGGGCGTCGCCGAGGTGCTGCCCGAAACCGCCGACGCCTATGGCGAGTTCGCCCGCATCGTCCAGGTCGAGGACGAAGACAACCCCGCCGAGGAAGAGGCCTGGGCGCCGGTGTTCCTCGCGCTCTACCGCGACCTCGTGCATGTCGGCCCCGGCGCGCTCGACGATCTGGACCCCGAAAGCGCGGCGATCCTGGCCCCGGCCCACGACGCGGTCGAAGGCTTCGAGACCGTGCCGCTGGCCGATCTCTATATCGACGCCGACGAGGACTGGGCCGATCCGCAGGTCTGGGCGACGATCCAGGCGTTCGCCCCCGACTATACCGCGGGCTACTTCCTCTCGTCGGTCGACCTGCAGAAAACGCCCGACGGCATCGCCGCCCAGCCCGAGAACCAGCAGATCTACATCATGCTGTTCGAGCGGACGCTGTTCATGAGCCTGATGATCATGGGCAGTTGCGTCCTGTTGGGCTATCCCATCGCCTACCTGCTGTCGAACCTGCCGCTGCGCACCTCGAACATCCTGCTGATCCTGGTGCTGCTGCCGTTCTGGACCTCGCTCCTGGTGCGGACCTCGGCCTGGAAGGTGCTGTTGCAGCAGCAGGGCGTGATCAACGACGTGCTCGTCTGGATCGGGATCGTGGCCGACGACGCGCGGCTGGTGATGATCAACAACCAGTTCGGCACCATCGTCGCGATGACCCACATCCTGCTGCCGTTCATGATCCTGCCGCTCTACTCGGTCATGAAGACCATTCCGCCGTCCTATGTGCGGGCGGCCAAGAGCCTCGGCGCGACCAACTGGACCGCGTTCTGGCGGGTCTACTTCCCGCAATCGGTGCCCGGCATCGGCGCGGGCTGCATCCTCGTCTTCATCCTGGCCATCGGCTACTACATCACGCCGGAACTGGTCGGCGGCACGACCGGGACGTTCATCTCGAACCGGATCGCCTATCACATTTCCACGTCGCTCAACTGGGGCCTCGCCGCGGCGCTGGGCTCGATCCTGCTGATCGTGGTCCTGATGCTCTACTGGCTCTACGACAAGCTCGTGGGCATCGACAACGTGAGCCTGGGGTAA
- a CDS encoding host attachment protein, translating to MKPLQTLVLLANEREAQLLVNLGPNKGLTELLRFDAAQNIEYSDQRGREQGGPDMGGHSYQPPTSPREQNREAFADDVLKVSLQEWERGDFTRFVMSAPPKMLGELRNRLAGPLKGALAADMDKDIVGVATDDLPRHFKDVIVF from the coding sequence ATGAAACCGCTGCAAACGCTGGTCCTGCTGGCCAATGAGCGCGAAGCGCAACTGCTGGTCAATCTCGGCCCCAACAAGGGCCTCACCGAACTCCTGCGCTTCGATGCGGCGCAGAACATCGAGTATTCCGACCAGCGCGGGCGCGAGCAGGGCGGCCCCGACATGGGCGGCCATTCCTACCAGCCGCCGACCAGCCCGCGCGAGCAGAACCGCGAGGCGTTCGCCGACGACGTGCTGAAGGTGAGCCTGCAGGAATGGGAGCGCGGCGATTTCACGCGCTTCGTGATGAGCGCGCCGCCCAAGATGCTGGGCGAGTTGAGGAACCGGCTGGCCGGCCCCCTCAAGGGCGCGCTTGCCGCGGACATGGACAAGGACATCGTGGGGGTTGCGACGGACGACCTGCCACGCCATTTCAAGGATGTGATCGTTTTCTGA
- a CDS encoding IS3 family transposase (programmed frameshift), producing MKRTRYSEEQIIGILAEHEAGAKCADLCRKHGMSEGTFYNWKAKYGGMTVSEAKRLKALEDENAKLKKLLAEQMLDLAAMRELVFKKVVTPVVKREAVAHLKARFGLSERRACQIAGADRKTIRYRSQRAPDTELRGRLRELANERRRFGYRRLFVLLRREGEPSGINRIYRLYREEGLTVRKRRARRKAIGTRAPILVEARANARWSLDFVHDQFACGRRFRVLNIVDDVTRECLAAIPDTSISGRRVARELTALIERRGKPGMIVSDNGTELTSNAILKWCAENRIEWHYIAPGKPMQNGFVESFNGRMRDEFLNETLFRNLAHARDLIAAWVADYNTERPHSALGYQTPADYAQTLTTAIARPAARDESSARRAIAQPAPFGVNTNRAPVAAG from the exons ATGAAGCGAACGAGATACAGCGAAGAGCAGATTATCGGCATCCTGGCCGAGCATGAGGCCGGGGCGAAGTGTGCCGATCTGTGCCGCAAGCACGGCATGTCGGAGGGGACGTTCTACAACTGGAAAGCCAAATACGGCGGCATGACGGTGTCAGAGGCCAAACGGCTGAAGGCGCTCGAGGACGAGAACGCCAAGTTGAAGAAGCTGCTGGCGGAGCAGATGCTGGATCTGGCCGCGATGCGCGAGCTGGTTT TCAAAAAAGTGGTGACGCCCGTCGTGAAGCGCGAGGCGGTCGCGCATCTGAAGGCCCGGTTCGGGCTGTCGGAACGACGGGCGTGCCAGATTGCCGGCGCGGATCGGAAGACGATCCGCTACCGGTCGCAACGCGCACCCGACACGGAACTGCGCGGCCGATTGCGGGAGCTTGCCAACGAGCGTCGGCGGTTCGGCTACCGGCGGCTCTTCGTCCTGCTCCGGCGGGAGGGCGAGCCCTCGGGGATCAACCGTATCTACCGGCTTTACCGCGAGGAAGGGCTGACCGTCCGCAAGCGGCGCGCGCGGCGCAAGGCCATCGGCACCCGCGCCCCGATCCTGGTCGAGGCGCGCGCAAATGCCCGTTGGTCACTGGATTTCGTCCATGACCAGTTCGCGTGCGGGCGGCGGTTCCGGGTGCTGAACATCGTCGATGACGTCACGCGCGAATGCCTCGCCGCGATCCCGGACACGTCGATCTCCGGCCGGCGCGTCGCGCGGGAGCTGACGGCGCTGATCGAACGTCGCGGCAAGCCGGGAATGATCGTGTCGGACAACGGGACGGAACTGACCTCGAACGCGATCCTGAAGTGGTGCGCCGAGAACCGGATCGAATGGCACTACATCGCGCCGGGCAAGCCGATGCAGAATGGCTTTGTCGAGAGCTTCAACGGCCGGATGCGGGACGAGTTCTTGAACGAGACGCTGTTTCGTAACCTCGCCCATGCCCGCGACCTGATCGCCGCCTGGGTCGCCGACTACAACACCGAGCGCCCCCATTCGGCCTTGGGCTATCAGACCCCGGCTGACTACGCGCAGACCCTGACCACCGCAATCGCCCGACCCGCTGCGCGAGATGAGAGCTCCGCGCGTCGGGCGATTGCTCAACCCGCGCCATTTGGCGTAAACACCAACCGGGCTCCGGTCGCGGCTGGATGA
- a CDS encoding DUF4389 domain-containing protein — protein sequence MTDTTDSPSDDQPEAGGRQKTVNGNTREVWTRGLWMLVLLLLFSIAQALLWATAILQFGWLLFTGRKNPHITDFGTKLGNWMAITARYQAVAGEEKPFPWSEWK from the coding sequence ATGACCGACACGACCGATTCCCCGAGCGACGACCAACCCGAAGCCGGCGGCCGGCAGAAGACCGTGAACGGCAACACCCGCGAGGTCTGGACCCGCGGCCTCTGGATGCTGGTTCTGCTGCTGCTGTTCTCGATCGCCCAGGCGCTGCTGTGGGCGACCGCGATCCTTCAGTTCGGCTGGCTGCTGTTCACGGGCAGGAAGAACCCGCACATCACCGATTTCGGCACCAAGCTCGGCAACTGGATGGCGATCACGGCCCGCTACCAGGCCGTGGCCGGCGAGGAAAAGCCGTTCCCCTGGTCGGAATGGAAATGA
- a CDS encoding M3 family oligoendopeptidase yields the protein MTIAPPAPVFDANATAGEGLGNLPEWDLTDLYAAPDAPEIARDMDWLERECAAFAADYEGKLGDLDAGGMLGCVHRYEAINRVSGRIMSFAGLRYYQNTVDAGRAKFLSDCQDRITTHTTPLVFFTLELNRIENGRLEALFEANADLARYKPVFDRLRAMRPYQLSDELEKFLHDQSVVGASAWNKLFDETIAALEFHVDGEMLGIEGTLNLLTDPDRAKREAAARALAETFGANLKLFARVHNTLAKEKEVEDRWRKMPTPQTGRHLANDVEPEVVAALRDAVVAAYPKLSHRYYALKARWMGLDKLQVWDRNAPLPTEEPKTVDWETAKATVMEAYSDFSPKMAELAEPFFQKGWIDAGVKPGKAPGAFAHPTVTDVHPYVMLNYLGKPRDVMTLAHELGHGVHQVLAADQGELLSSTPLTLAETASVFGEMLTFRKLLAAADTPAQKKTLLAGKVEDMINTVVRQIAFYDFECKLHAARRGGELTPEDINGIWMSVQGESLGPVFEFMPGYETFWAYIPHFVHSPFYVYAYAFGDGLVNALYAVYEESGADFQDKYFDMLKAGGSKHHKELLAPFGLDASDPAFWDKGLSMISGMIDELEAMED from the coding sequence ATGACGATCGCTCCCCCCGCCCCCGTCTTCGATGCCAATGCCACCGCCGGAGAGGGCCTCGGCAACCTGCCGGAATGGGACCTGACCGACCTTTACGCCGCCCCCGACGCGCCCGAGATCGCGCGCGACATGGACTGGCTGGAGCGCGAATGCGCCGCGTTTGCCGCCGATTACGAGGGCAAGCTGGGCGATCTGGATGCCGGGGGGATGCTGGGCTGCGTGCATCGCTACGAGGCGATCAACCGCGTCTCGGGGCGGATCATGTCCTTTGCCGGGCTGCGCTATTACCAGAACACGGTGGATGCGGGCCGCGCCAAGTTCCTGTCGGACTGCCAGGACCGGATCACCACGCATACCACGCCGCTGGTCTTCTTCACGCTGGAGCTGAACCGGATCGAGAACGGCCGGCTGGAGGCGCTGTTCGAGGCGAATGCCGATCTCGCCCGCTACAAGCCTGTCTTCGACCGGTTGCGCGCGATGCGGCCCTACCAACTGTCGGATGAGCTGGAGAAGTTCCTGCACGACCAGTCGGTGGTCGGCGCCTCGGCCTGGAACAAGCTGTTCGACGAGACCATCGCGGCGCTGGAATTCCACGTCGACGGCGAGATGCTCGGGATCGAGGGCACGCTGAACCTGCTGACCGATCCCGACCGGGCGAAACGCGAGGCGGCGGCGCGCGCGCTGGCCGAGACCTTCGGGGCGAACCTCAAGCTCTTCGCGCGCGTCCACAACACGCTGGCGAAGGAAAAGGAGGTCGAGGACCGCTGGCGCAAGATGCCGACGCCGCAGACCGGCCGGCACCTGGCCAACGACGTCGAGCCCGAGGTGGTCGCGGCGCTGCGCGATGCGGTGGTGGCGGCCTATCCCAAGCTCTCGCACCGCTATTACGCGCTGAAGGCGCGCTGGATGGGGCTCGACAAGCTGCAGGTCTGGGACCGGAACGCGCCGCTGCCCACCGAGGAGCCCAAGACGGTGGACTGGGAGACGGCGAAAGCGACCGTGATGGAGGCCTATTCCGACTTCTCGCCGAAGATGGCCGAGTTGGCCGAGCCGTTTTTCCAGAAGGGCTGGATCGATGCGGGCGTGAAACCGGGCAAGGCGCCGGGCGCCTTCGCGCATCCCACGGTGACGGATGTGCACCCCTATGTCATGCTGAACTACCTCGGAAAACCGCGGGACGTGATGACGCTCGCCCATGAACTGGGCCACGGCGTGCACCAGGTTCTGGCCGCCGACCAGGGCGAGCTCTTGTCCTCGACCCCGCTGACGCTGGCCGAAACCGCCTCCGTCTTCGGCGAGATGCTGACCTTCCGCAAGCTCTTGGCCGCGGCCGACACCCCGGCGCAGAAGAAGACGCTGCTGGCCGGCAAGGTCGAGGACATGATCAACACTGTGGTCCGCCAGATCGCGTTCTACGATTTCGAGTGCAAGCTGCACGCGGCGCGGCGCGGCGGCGAACTGACACCCGAGGACATCAACGGGATCTGGATGAGCGTGCAGGGCGAATCCCTCGGCCCGGTCTTCGAGTTCATGCCGGGCTACGAGACCTTCTGGGCCTATATCCCGCATTTCGTCCACTCGCCCTTCTATGTCTACGCCTACGCGTTCGGCGACGGGCTGGTGAACGCGCTCTACGCGGTCTACGAGGAAAGCGGCGCAGACTTCCAGGACAAGTATTTCGACATGCTCAAGGCCGGGGGCTCCAAGCATCACAAGGAACTGCTTGCGCCCTTCGGACTGGATGCCTCCGACCCGGCGTTCTGGGACAAGGGGCTGTCGATGATCTCGGGGATGATCGACGAGCTCGAAGCGATGGAAGACTGA
- a CDS encoding fumarylacetoacetate hydrolase family protein, whose product MKLLMVGPAGQEKPALMDAEGRLRDLSFKAGAFAGEGVSLEALDAIRALDPEALPVLTETPRIGSCLASVPNFHCIGLNYARHAAETGAKPPAEPILFSKATSALSGPYDPVPIPPGSEKADWEVELGVVIGRAAWQVTEAEALAHVAGYCVVNDVSERSFQIERGGQWIKGKSAPGFGPVGPWLVTADEVPDPQALALSLDLNGARVQDSSTDDMIFSVAELISYMSRFFRLVPGDLIATGTPAGVGMGMRPQRFLRPGDVMDLRVEGLGAQRQEVVAG is encoded by the coding sequence ATGAAACTCTTGATGGTGGGCCCGGCGGGGCAGGAGAAACCGGCCCTGATGGATGCCGAGGGGCGGTTGCGCGATCTTTCGTTCAAGGCCGGCGCCTTCGCCGGCGAGGGCGTCTCGCTCGAGGCGCTCGACGCGATCCGCGCACTCGACCCGGAGGCGCTGCCCGTGCTGACCGAGACGCCCCGGATCGGCTCCTGCCTCGCCTCGGTGCCGAATTTCCACTGCATCGGGCTGAACTACGCGCGTCACGCCGCCGAGACGGGGGCCAAGCCACCGGCCGAGCCGATCCTGTTCTCCAAGGCGACCTCGGCGCTCTCGGGCCCCTACGACCCGGTCCCGATCCCCCCCGGCTCGGAAAAGGCCGACTGGGAGGTGGAGCTCGGCGTGGTCATCGGCCGCGCCGCCTGGCAGGTGACCGAAGCCGAGGCGCTGGCCCATGTCGCGGGCTATTGCGTGGTCAACGACGTCTCCGAGCGCAGCTTCCAGATCGAACGCGGCGGGCAGTGGATCAAGGGCAAGTCGGCGCCCGGCTTCGGCCCGGTGGGCCCCTGGCTGGTCACCGCCGACGAGGTGCCCGACCCGCAGGCGCTGGCGCTCTCGCTCGACCTGAACGGCGCGCGCGTGCAGGACAGTTCGACCGACGACATGATCTTTTCCGTGGCCGAGCTGATCAGCTACATGAGCCGGTTCTTCCGCCTCGTGCCGGGCGACCTGATCGCCACGGGCACGCCCGCGGGCGTCGGCATGGGCATGCGGCCGCAACGGTTCCTGCGGCCCGGCGACGTGATGGACCTGCGCGTCGAGGGGCTCGGGGCGCAGCGCCAGGAGGTGGTCGCGGGCTGA
- a CDS encoding GNAT family N-acetyltransferase, with amino-acid sequence MITLAEETAEDWWEVEALYDLCFAPGRTALSSYRLREGVAPVPELCLTARDADGTLAAAIRFWPVRVGAAAALLLGPIAVHPTRQGEGLGAILIQDALDRARGRGAARVILVGDAPYYRRFGFERLEGVEMPPPTNPERVLGVALVPGAWDGIAGPVRRTAAEDLAPARSP; translated from the coding sequence GTGATCACCCTCGCTGAGGAAACCGCAGAGGACTGGTGGGAGGTGGAGGCGCTCTACGACCTGTGCTTCGCGCCGGGGCGCACGGCGCTGTCGTCCTACCGCCTGCGCGAGGGCGTGGCCCCCGTGCCCGAACTGTGCCTCACCGCGCGCGACGCGGACGGCACGCTGGCCGCGGCGATCCGGTTCTGGCCGGTGCGGGTGGGCGCGGCCGCGGCGCTGCTGCTCGGGCCCATCGCGGTGCATCCGACGCGCCAGGGCGAGGGGCTGGGCGCGATCCTGATCCAGGACGCGCTGGACCGGGCGCGGGGCCGGGGGGCGGCGCGCGTGATCCTCGTCGGCGACGCGCCCTATTACCGGCGCTTCGGCTTCGAAAGGCTGGAGGGCGTCGAGATGCCCCCGCCGACCAACCCGGAGCGCGTCCTGGGCGTGGCGCTCGTCCCCGGTGCCTGGGACGGGATCGCCGGCCCGGTGCGCCGCACCGCCGCCGAAGACCTCGCGCCGGCCCGCAGCCCCTAG
- a CDS encoding flavin reductase family protein, whose product MFYRPEDGHGLPHNPFNAIVTPRPIGWIATRGADGADNLAPYSFFNAVAYVPPQVMFASTSAKPDREGTKDSVANIRETGVFCVNIVPFALKDAMNATSGAFPREVDEFARAGLEKAPCRTIDCPRVAAAPANLECRLTQIVRLSGDANFAVFGEVTGIHLRDDCLAGGRFDVTLYQPLARLGYRDYAVVREVFELKRPGE is encoded by the coding sequence ATGTTCTACCGCCCCGAGGACGGCCACGGCCTGCCCCACAACCCGTTCAACGCCATCGTCACGCCCCGGCCGATCGGCTGGATCGCCACGCGCGGCGCGGACGGGGCGGACAACCTCGCGCCCTATTCCTTCTTCAACGCGGTGGCCTATGTGCCGCCGCAGGTGATGTTCGCCTCGACCTCGGCCAAGCCCGACCGCGAGGGCACCAAGGACAGCGTCGCCAACATCCGCGAGACCGGCGTCTTCTGCGTCAACATCGTGCCCTTCGCGCTGAAGGACGCGATGAACGCCACCTCGGGCGCCTTCCCGCGCGAGGTGGACGAGTTCGCCCGGGCCGGCCTGGAAAAGGCGCCATGCCGGACCATCGACTGCCCCCGTGTCGCCGCCGCCCCCGCGAACCTCGAATGCCGGCTCACGCAGATCGTGCGCCTGTCCGGCGACGCCAATTTCGCCGTGTTCGGCGAGGTCACCGGCATTCACCTGCGCGACGACTGTCTGGCCGGCGGGCGGTTCGACGTCACGCTCTACCAGCCGCTCGCGCGCCTGGGCTACCGCGACTACGCGGTGGTGCGCGAGGTGTTCGAGCTCAAGCGCCCCGGCGAGTAG